CCCGTAGTGTTTCGGGTATACATCTTCTCCTCCCGTAAACACCAAACCTCGGCATTTAGCCACTTCATGTAAATTATCTAAAGCATATCCCAAACGTACAATCTCTACCGATAGATCTAAACCTTTTATCCATTGCGCGTACAGCTCATACATTCTGCCGTCAGTCATCCCTATAATTAATTTCTCTTGCATCGCTTCGCTATTCGTTGCCGGTTGTTCGTTCTCAGTTTTTACGCTATTTCCATACTCAACAAACATTATTATCCCATTGTCTACTTATAGAGCTTTCTCATATAATTCCCTAAAATCTTCCCTACTTACCGGTTTGGGGTTATTGGGGTGAGCAAAATCAGCTATTGCCATATCGGCCAGGGTTTCTATATGCGTCTCATTCACTCCTATGTCCCGTAGGTGATGTGGAATACCAATGCGGTTGTTCAAATCTAATAGATAAGCGACTACTGCTTCCCCGGTTTCTGCACGTAATTCCAATGCCTGTGCAATATACCTGAATTTACTTTCGTTTCCTGCAATATTATAGGCCATACCGTAAGGAATATTCACAGCATTTGCTAAACCATGATGTGTATCTAGGAGTGACGACAGCGGATGCGCCAATGAATGAACCACTCCCAACCCTTTCTGAAAGGCAATAGCTCCCATCATAGAAGCCAGCAACATCTTACTGCGCGACTCCTCGTCTGGATTTAGCACCGCTCTTGCGAGCGACTCACTGATCAAACGAATTCCTTCCAGAGCAATTCCGTCACAAATCGGGTTGTAGTTCTTGGCTAGATAGGCTTCCATGTTATGTGTTAACGCATCCATTCCCGTAGCTGCGGTAATCGCGGGGGGAAGTTCCATCGTCAACAGCGGATCAGCGAAAACCACTTTTGCCATTAACTTCGGCGAGAAAAGAATGCGTTTCTGGTGTGTTTCATCATCCGCAATAATAGCGCTTCGCCCCACCTCACTTCCTGTCCCCGCAGTGGTAGGGATCGCAATAAAATGAGGCACTTCATTCGTCACATAGACCTCACCACCTATCAGATCATCGTATTTGAACAGGTCTTCTCTATGGTTAATGCGCAGCGTAATTGCTCGTGCGATATCGAGCGCTGCACCTCCGCCAATGCCCACAACACAATCACGATCGGTGTCATCCCATACCGTTGTCCCACTATATACATCCGATTTAACTGGGTTTTTATGAATGTCAGCAAAAACAACTATACTGATCCCTTTCGCTTCCAAACGACTGCATATCCCTTTAAAAAAAGGCAATTGAGCAATCACCGGATCTGTTACCACCAGGGGGCGTGCCAACGCATGCCCCACAAGGTAATCTGCCAGTTCGTTAACCGCCCCACAACCAAATCGTATCGTAGTGGGAATATTGAATTGATGAATCATGTTTTCTTATTTTACAGGTTGCACTACCGTTATTAAGGGTCTTTTGCCTGCCTTTTACCTCGAAAATCATTTCTTGCTTCTGTTCAGCTTCTTTAATTTCCTTACAGCCTGTTTAAAATTTATCTAATAAATCTTTTATGACTCTTTTTGGCTACGACTTTGTTAAATTTCTCGCAATAGGCCACCAGCTATTGCTGCAAAACCGAACGAAGTGAGTTCATGAACACCCATGGAAGCAAACATGGTGTGAATAATTTGCCTTGTCTCGCTCAAAAATAACCTATAAAATTTTTTATAATACAAATTTAAACAGGCTCTTAAATAATTTCAAAATACCTTTTCAGTTCCCAATCGGTTACTGCCTTAGCAAACTGTTGCCATTCCCACTCACGGGTTCGGCAAAAGTGATCGACAAAAGTTTCTCCAAAAAGCTCCTTCGCAACGGTCGACTGCCGCATCTGTGCGGTAGCTTCCAACAAGTTTCCAGGCATGATACCGTTACTATAATCGGTATAACCATTCCCAAGAGTAGCGGGCTGTTCCAAATGCAGGCCCTTTTTTATTCCATATAGGCCGGCGGCAAGACAGGCGGCTATGGCCAAGTACGGGTTGGTATCAGAGCCAACAACCCTGGTTTCCAATCGCGAAGACTTTTCACTACCCACCAGCACCCGAAGCGCCACCGTTCGGTTATCCATCCCCCAGGTCAAGGTGGTAGGTGCCCACGCACCTTCTACCAAACGCTTATAACTGTTAATGGTAGGGGCTAACATGGGCAATATGTATGGTAAGCAATAAAGCTGACCGGCGATATACTGCTTCATCAGCGCACTCATTTTTTGCTTTTCGTCTCTATCATAAAACACGTTTTTCCGGGTCTCCATATTCCACAGACTTTGATGCACATGTCCGCTGCAGCCTGGCAGCTGCTCATTCCACTTAGCCATGAAAGAAGCCATCAATCCATGTTTATATGCAATCTCTTTCACTGCAGTTTTGAACAATGTAGCCCTATCCGCGGCTTCCAGTGCATCACTATAAACGATGGCTGCTTCATATACACCAGGACCTGTTTCCGTATGTAGCCCTTCCAGCGGCACATTAAACCGTCCCAACAGATCAAATAAATCACTTATAAAATCGTTTTTCAACGTACTTCTTAAAATAGAATAACCGAACATGCCGGGTGTCATAGGCTGGGGAGCCTGGTATTTCTTTTGCTGCAAACTGTCGGGTGTTTCGGCAAAATTAAACCATTCAAATTCCTGCGAAAAGAAGGGTTCGAAACCAAGCTGTCGGCTTTCATGAATTACTTTCTTTAACAGTTGACGCGGGCAAACCGGCGATGGCGTTCCATCTGCAGCTGAAAATTCGCCTAAAAAGAACGGTACATCCTGTTCCCATGGTATTTTTCTAAACGTATTCAGGTCTAGCTTGAGCGGCATATCAGGATATCCGGTATGCCAGCCGGTAAATGGAGTATTTTCATAAGCCAGATCATTACTGTCCCAACCAAAAACCACGTCACAGAAGCCCAAGTTGTCTTTTAGGCTAGCATTAAACTTCTCTACTGACAGGTATTTTCCTCGTAAAATGCCATCGATATCCGCTGCCGCAAGCTTTACTTTTCCTGAGGGATGCTGCTTGATATAGGTTTCTATTTCTTGTATGGTCATCTCTTAAATACTTTAAATAAACAATAGGATAAAAAAAGAATCAGCAGGTAAATTAAACCAACGCCCCAATTATAAACAAACATGGCTACCAGCGATAGGATACCGATGACCAAAACCGTAATTGGAAACAGCGGAAAAAAAGGCACACGAAAGGGTCGGTCCAGGCCTGGCTCTACTTTCCGTAACCGGATAAGCGCCACCATTGCTATCACATAGAGCGTGAGCGCACCGAAGACAGAAAGTGTGATAATTTCGCCCGTTCTACCTGAAAAAAGCGCGAGGAGCCCGACCAACATATTACCCAACAGGGCGTATGCCGGTGTACGGAATTTTGAGGAGATTTTCCCAAACATACCTGGAAAATTATGCGCCTTTCCCATTTCATAGGTAGAGCGCCCTGCGGCCAATATCAAGCCATGAAACGAGGCTACCAAACCAAACAAGCCAACAGTAATCAATAAGTGATACATCAGGTGATTATCGCCCGTTACGATGGATAACGCAAGCGGTAACGGAGAGTCTGAAGTCTCTCCTCCTATACCATCTCGATAAACAACGGCTTCCCACCCTGCCACGCCTATAGAAGAGGTAAACACCAATATACAAAGCATTGCCAGCGTGAATATAGCCCAACCAAAACCTTTTTGAATATCGCGTTGCGGGTTTTTGGTTTCTTCTGCCACATTGGCTATACCTTCTATGCCCAAAAAGAACCAGATCGCAAAAGGGATAGCCGCAAATGCCCCTCCCCATCCATTGGGAAACGCGTTGTGAACAAGGTTGCTTGCTTCAAAATGAGGAACGGTAATTCCTACAAACAGCAATAGTTCTCCCACCGCTAACACCGTAATCACCATTTCAAATATTGCTGCGGCCTTTACGCCGATGATATTCAAACCTGTAAATAAGAGATAAGCTATAACTGCACTGGTAATGATGGGTACATCAGGGAAAAAAGCATTAAAATAAGCGCCGATTGCAAAAGCTATAGCCGGTGGCGCAAAAACGAATTCAACCGTTTGGGCAATTCCCGAGATGAAGGCTATGTCTTTACCCAATACACGACCTGCATAATCGAATACGCCGCCGGCTTTCGGTATGGCACAGGCCAGCTCCGTATAGCTGAAGGTAAAGGTCACGTACATGATCATGACAACCACCGTTGCCATTCCCATACCGAGGGTACCTCCTTTTTCCAGTCCGAGGTTCCAACCAAAATACATACCGGAGATCACATACCCCACCCCAAGTGCCCACAAAGCAAAGGGGGTGAGTGTTTTTTTTAATTTAACAGCACTCATTCATTTGTTGGTTTTAATTTACAATAATCCTATTCCCCAACAGTGTAATTATTATAAATCCGGCTAGTCATTTTTTGATCAGTTAAATATAACAGAAAAACCCTTTAGTTGGATTTTTTCTGACAATGAATAGCGCTCCATAACACTATTTCAGCAACCACACTTCCTGATTTACATTATCGTTTCCTCCAAACTGCCGTTGCAGGGCCTCATTCAGATTCTCCATGTTATAGTTTAATTCATTGCTGGGGTAAAGCCAGCGCTTCGGAAACTGCGTAGTGGGCGTATTTAAATTAGTATTTGCGTTTAATAGGAATTGAGGGTAACCGGTACGCCTGTTTTCAAACCAAGATTAGTTCATAAGGTTCAAAAGAAGTTATTTCTTTAGAGACTACACGATATTTATAAGTTGTAGCTGCCTTAAGATTTTTAAGACGTATGCGATTAATTCTCAGATAAGCCTCCACCATACCATCCTGTTCCTCCTGTGCTTTCTCGCTAAGCTCTCCTTCCCCATATTCCACCCAGCTATAAGCGTCCTTTGCCGTAATAAACACCACGTCAACGCTATTAGGGCCCAGTGCCTGCAAATAAGGAGGCGTGAGTAAACGATGTTCTTCCCTTTTTGTTACGGCAGCGGTATTCGCTTCCAATGGTGTAACGTGTAAAGCTGTTAAAGCCGATACCGCAGTTAACTGACCTAAAAATTTTCTACGCTGATTGGTTTTTTCCATGATCCGATTATTTGATTAGTAGCTAAGAGGAGTTCAATATTAACTTTATTAAGTGTCAATTGCAATGTTGGAAACAACGCAATCGGTTGTTTAAATTGTTTATAGTGAAATAAAGTCATTAATTTTACAGGATGCGAGCATTAATTATTGTGGATGTACAGAACGATTTTTTACCCGGCGGCTCATTGGCGGTACCAAATGGAAATGAAGTGATCGACGTGATCAATGAACTACAAGCGCAGTACAGCTTGGTTGTAGCCACCCAAGATTGGCATCCCAGGCGTCATCAGAGTTTTGCTTCTGCTCATCCCCGAAAAAAACCGTTCGAACAGATTACCTTACATGGGCTCAAGCAAGTACTATGGCCAGATCATTGTGTACAAGAAAGCCATGGAGCAGCTTTCACGGCAGAACTAAAAATGGCTGCTGTAGAAGCCATTTTTAGAAAAGGAATGGACGTAACGATTGACAGTTATAGTGGCTTTTTCGATAACGGAAGAAAGAAAGCAACCGGAATGGTTGATTTTTTAAAAGGACGAGGCGTTACCGAAGTAGATGTATGTGGTTTAGCTGCCGATTACTGCGTATATTTCACGGCCAATGACGCCCTCGATCTGGGATTTAAAGCACGCATGCTCGACTTCGCTACCCGCCCTATTGATCTAGCTAATTACGAAGCTATTAAAATTGCATTTGCAGCTAAAGGAGGAGAGGTACTTACTGATTGAGTGAACAAAACATACTACCGCTCCAACATCTTAATTTCAAATAGCTTGTCCCAATTCTTTCCGGTCACATAAAGATGTTTGCCCTGATGATCGTAAGCGATACCGTTGAGAACATTGGTATCTGTTGTTACATCTTTTTGGGGCAATAAACCAATCAGGTTTAGTTCTGCCTCCACTTGGCCGGTTTCCGGATCAATTACTACGATAACATCAGAATAGTATATGTTTGCATAAACTTTCCCATCAATATACTCCAATTCATTAAGGTTATCTACAGGCCCTTTATGATTGTACACTTCTACGTAGCCCTCTTCCCGGTAATTTTCCTTATTTAAAAAGTATAGCCGGTTGCTGCCATCGGATTTAATCAGGCGCTTACCGTCATAACAGATGCCCCAACCTTCTTTGCTGGATTGATAGGGAAACTCACTTTCTTTATCAAAAGTATTTTTGTTGTAGACAAAACCTACGCCTTCTTGCCAGGTCAGCTGTACAATTTTATCGTCTACGATGGTCATTCCCTCACCAAAATACTTATTAGGCAGGTCATATTGCTGCACCACTTTCCCTGTTTTCAGCTCTACCTTTCGGAGGGTAGATTGTCCACGTTGCCCGGTACTTTCATAAAGGTAGCCATCGTGGAATTCCAGCCCCTGTGTATAGGCATGGGCGTCATGCGGGTAAGTATTGACTACACTAAAGCTATACTGTTCTGGCACTGCCGAAGCAACAACAACAATATTTGTATTTATCCGCTCTGATTCACCCTCTTTGTAAACATTGGCCGTAATAAGCTTACTTCCCATCGTTAACTCAGCTGTTTGCAGCCAAACGGCAGCACTGTCATGCACCGTTTTATAATGTTTGTCATTCAACTCATAGACAATAGAATCAATGTCAATTTCTTCTGGTATATTGATGGCTAATGACACACTGTCGCCCCTATTTATCAGCGTCCCAGACTCGATAGATCGAAAATGAACGGATCTAGATTTTTTCCCTCCCCCGTTGTTACAGGCTGCTACACTGCTTAGGGCCGCTAAACAAAACAGCAAAAATTTATTCATGCACAAATATATTATATGTAAGACATTTGACATAATTTAATAGGTATTAGGTGTTACGTATTATCTAAGCATACCTTAGCCAAAACATATCTTTTTTATAAAACAAAGATAAACACAAAATTATTATGCCTTGCAAGCTATCTGAAATCGACCGGAACCGATGTTAAAAATAAACAGCCATTGATTTGAATTTAGGTCAACAACATTGAAAACTAAGAATACCTCGGCCAGAAGGCGTCTTTTATGTGCCTGATATTATATTGATCACTTGGATTAGCGAAAATAGAGACGACATCAAACCTAATTTCGCCTTCGTAATGATGTTGTTTAATATAGATGGTGGCGGCCTGAGAAAGTTTACGCTGTTTCTGCCAATTTACCGATTCATAGGGTAAGCCGAAACGCCCATCGGTGCGTGTTTTAACTTCAACAAAAACCAATGTATCCTGATCTCGCATAACGATATCCACCTCTAGGTGTTTATATCGCCAGTTTTTGTGGAGCAACAGGTATCCGCATTCAAGTAAGTAATTTTGGGCAGCCGTTTCTCCCGATATACCTGTTAATAGATGTTTAGCCATAGCATACCAAACTATTTTACGATGACAGTTCCCAAATAACTGGTGATTTCTTTCTCCATCATCTTCAATTTCTGATATTTAACCATCAGCATTTCGAGGTTTTCGGCATTGGTCTCCTGTCGTAATTCCTCACGGACGTCTTGCATATTTTGCTCCACTTTACGTTTTTTTATCCTGTAAAGCGCTCCCAAGACTGCATTTTTTAAATTATCTGTTTCCTGTGCCACGTATATCTTACGCTTCTC
This Olivibacter sp. SDN3 DNA region includes the following protein-coding sequences:
- a CDS encoding iron-containing alcohol dehydrogenase; amino-acid sequence: MIHQFNIPTTIRFGCGAVNELADYLVGHALARPLVVTDPVIAQLPFFKGICSRLEAKGISIVVFADIHKNPVKSDVYSGTTVWDDTDRDCVVGIGGGAALDIARAITLRINHREDLFKYDDLIGGEVYVTNEVPHFIAIPTTAGTGSEVGRSAIIADDETHQKRILFSPKLMAKVVFADPLLTMELPPAITAATGMDALTHNMEAYLAKNYNPICDGIALEGIRLISESLARAVLNPDEESRSKMLLASMMGAIAFQKGLGVVHSLAHPLSSLLDTHHGLANAVNIPYGMAYNIAGNESKFRYIAQALELRAETGEAVVAYLLDLNNRIGIPHHLRDIGVNETHIETLADMAIADFAHPNNPKPVSREDFRELYEKAL
- a CDS encoding glutamine synthetase family protein, with translation MTIQEIETYIKQHPSGKVKLAAADIDGILRGKYLSVEKFNASLKDNLGFCDVVFGWDSNDLAYENTPFTGWHTGYPDMPLKLDLNTFRKIPWEQDVPFFLGEFSAADGTPSPVCPRQLLKKVIHESRQLGFEPFFSQEFEWFNFAETPDSLQQKKYQAPQPMTPGMFGYSILRSTLKNDFISDLFDLLGRFNVPLEGLHTETGPGVYEAAIVYSDALEAADRATLFKTAVKEIAYKHGLMASFMAKWNEQLPGCSGHVHQSLWNMETRKNVFYDRDEKQKMSALMKQYIAGQLYCLPYILPMLAPTINSYKRLVEGAWAPTTLTWGMDNRTVALRVLVGSEKSSRLETRVVGSDTNPYLAIAACLAAGLYGIKKGLHLEQPATLGNGYTDYSNGIMPGNLLEATAQMRQSTVAKELFGETFVDHFCRTREWEWQQFAKAVTDWELKRYFEII
- the eat gene encoding ethanolamine permease, which translates into the protein MSAVKLKKTLTPFALWALGVGYVISGMYFGWNLGLEKGGTLGMGMATVVVMIMYVTFTFSYTELACAIPKAGGVFDYAGRVLGKDIAFISGIAQTVEFVFAPPAIAFAIGAYFNAFFPDVPIITSAVIAYLLFTGLNIIGVKAAAIFEMVITVLAVGELLLFVGITVPHFEASNLVHNAFPNGWGGAFAAIPFAIWFFLGIEGIANVAEETKNPQRDIQKGFGWAIFTLAMLCILVFTSSIGVAGWEAVVYRDGIGGETSDSPLPLALSIVTGDNHLMYHLLITVGLFGLVASFHGLILAAGRSTYEMGKAHNFPGMFGKISSKFRTPAYALLGNMLVGLLALFSGRTGEIITLSVFGALTLYVIAMVALIRLRKVEPGLDRPFRVPFFPLFPITVLVIGILSLVAMFVYNWGVGLIYLLILFLSYCLFKVFKR
- a CDS encoding fibronectin type III domain-containing protein → MEKTNQRRKFLGQLTAVSALTALHVTPLEANTAAVTKREEHRLLTPPYLQALGPNSVDVVFITAKDAYSWVEYGEGELSEKAQEEQDGMVEAYLRINRIRLKNLKAATTYKYRVVSKEITSFEPYELILV
- the pncA gene encoding bifunctional nicotinamidase/pyrazinamidase encodes the protein MRALIIVDVQNDFLPGGSLAVPNGNEVIDVINELQAQYSLVVATQDWHPRRHQSFASAHPRKKPFEQITLHGLKQVLWPDHCVQESHGAAFTAELKMAAVEAIFRKGMDVTIDSYSGFFDNGRKKATGMVDFLKGRGVTEVDVCGLAADYCVYFTANDALDLGFKARMLDFATRPIDLANYEAIKIAFAAKGGEVLTD
- a CDS encoding glutaminyl-peptide cyclotransferase, which produces MNKFLLFCLAALSSVAACNNGGGKKSRSVHFRSIESGTLINRGDSVSLAINIPEEIDIDSIVYELNDKHYKTVHDSAAVWLQTAELTMGSKLITANVYKEGESERINTNIVVVASAVPEQYSFSVVNTYPHDAHAYTQGLEFHDGYLYESTGQRGQSTLRKVELKTGKVVQQYDLPNKYFGEGMTIVDDKIVQLTWQEGVGFVYNKNTFDKESEFPYQSSKEGWGICYDGKRLIKSDGSNRLYFLNKENYREEGYVEVYNHKGPVDNLNELEYIDGKVYANIYYSDVIVVIDPETGQVEAELNLIGLLPQKDVTTDTNVLNGIAYDHQGKHLYVTGKNWDKLFEIKMLER
- a CDS encoding YraN family protein, yielding MAKHLLTGISGETAAQNYLLECGYLLLHKNWRYKHLEVDIVMRDQDTLVFVEVKTRTDGRFGLPYESVNWQKQRKLSQAATIYIKQHHYEGEIRFDVVSIFANPSDQYNIRHIKDAFWPRYS